tctgatatatatactaaaaatttGTGTACACACATGCAGGGCATTATGTTCCACAGTTGGCAAAGTTGATAGTCAATTACAACAAAGCACATTCTAAGTCCATCATCAATATTAAAGGCTTCATCGTAAGTAGAAGATATACGTTTGTTTtcatttttccaaacacatacatatacatatacatatatgtatatatatatatatgaaatgatGAAATGTAATGTAATGTGATGTATATGTAGGTAGGGAATGCTGTAACAGACAACTACTACGACAGCATTGGAACGGTGACGTATTGGTGGAGTCACGCAATAATATCGGATAAGACATACAAGTCCATCCTCCGGCATTGCAACTTCACCGCCGATATGGCCTCCAACGCCTGCAACGACGTCGTTTCCTACGCCATGAACCACGAGTTCGGTGACATCGACCAGTACAGCATATACACTCCCACCTGCGCCACCTCTTTGCTCTCTAATAATAATGCCACCACAACTAAACACTTGAGGCTCAAAAACACTCTTCTCCGCCGGAGATTTTCCGGCTACGATCCATGCACGGAGGGCTATGCCGAGAAGTATTACAATAGGAAGGACGTCCAACGAGCCATGCATGCTAACACTACTGGAATTCCCTATAAATGGACTGCTTGCAGGTGATaataatttatgtatatatatcatatataaatgTTGCAAGGGTACCACATGCATGTAAATGTTATATAATCTAACACATTAGATTTTGGATGAGATTTCATACAATATTGTCACTAATTTAGTTTTGTTTGTATAATGTGTTTTTTTAATGACTATGCTGTAGTAATGATATTAGTTAATTGCTAGGTGAAGTTAGTTTTCATCATAAGTAATTTAGAGTACTATAactttaaaagaaaaaagattgctGTATAAATTTAGAGTTAGCATAACCCTTTTACCAATACCAATTACTGAAGTCTATCTATATTTCTATATATTAAAATGTTTTGGAAAAATTATAAGTATTGtgtattatttttcataattttaagTTCTTAAGAGGGTAATATATAAGTAATTTGGAAACAAGTTATTTGGTGATATTTTTTTGAGTGATTTGGACAAGATGTGGATGTATATACCTTTGAGACTATATGTTGTCAGTAATAGTAGTGATACTCTTTAAGGAGAACAATATTCTTTAATTATCCTTTTTATGTGACAAGTGACAACTTTTAGCCAGTTATCTTCTAGTTAATACAAGGAAGTTGACTGATTTGGTTGTTGTGAttgattgaattttatttattatttattagattttctgatgatattttggtaattaatTGAATTTGCAGTGATGTTCTGATCAAGAATTGGAAAGATTCTGAAAATTCAGTATTGCCCACGTACAAGTACTTGATTGCAGCTGGCCTAAGGATATGGGTTTTCaggtaattaaaatatttttcaatttatcaAATCAAGTGCTGAATTAACTAATCAAGTTGCTGAAAAGGCCTAATTATTAGTAAATACAATaacattattatttaattttatagcaTTATCTGAAGAGTATTACTGTTAAGTATTAATGGTGCCCAATACCACCAAAGAACTGGTACCTCATGAAATGTTAGTCATCTTAAAAAATACAATTGTTCATTTTAGTCAAAGTTGCGTATATCGTTTTGATCTTTTTTCTGGACAGCTCTAATTTAGGTCaactaaaagaagaaaaaaaaatgcttCATTGACTAGGGTATCAATGAATATCTTCAGTCCAACATGACAGGAAAAAACTAGAAAGCAagaaaaggctaaggaaaagGCTGAGACAGAGACATTAAATGCAGTCAACTTGGCTCAAAAATCAACTTTGACTCTCAATCTCTCTCAAATTTCTAATCTCATAAATGATATGACTTTTTTAACCCCTTTGAATGTTTGActaaactttaatttgttgttttaatttTCCACAATTTACAACCTTTATATGTACGTGGAAAGATAAAAAAAAGTCCTACACCCTATAACAACCATAATAATTGTACTATTATAACAACCAAAAGTCCAACACCCTATAACAAAAACAAGAAACTCTACAAAAGACCTTGGCAGCAAGTACCACAAGCCTAGTTCAATCACATTATTATTTCACATGCATTATTACTACATAATTCATATGAAGAATGATCAAATCTGCAAAATGGGATCCTCTAAATTTTTGCTGAAACTATTAAGAATTATTGAAATTCAAGTATTATTGCTTCTGTTTCCCTGCAGTGGAGACACAGATTCAGTGGTTCCAGTCACTGCCACAAGGTTCTCCCTCAGCCATCTTAATCTCCCCACGAAAACTAGGTGGTATCCATGGTATACAGGAGGACAGGTACATAAAATATAACACAGATCAATTATGGGATGGTTATTTCTAAAAGTTGTGGAACTAAATATTTGTATTCATAGGTTGGAGGATGGACAGAGGTTTACAAGGGGCTAACTTTTACAACAGTCAGAGGAGCTGGCCATGAGGTTCCACTCTTTCAGCCAAAACGAGCTTTCATTCTCTTTAAATCGTTTTTGGCAGGTAAAGAATTGCCAAAATCTTGACAGTGGAAGAGTTTCAACAAGAAGGGTGCATAAGTTTGAAAGAGATGACCACAAAAATGATGGATTAGTGATGAAGCAACTAGATATAGGAACCATTCATTCAAGTTCAGTAATGATATTCTCATGTAATTCACTTCTGTCTTGTATATTCTAGTAAACTGGGAATGCAAGACAGAAATTTAAATTCAAACATTAGAAAAATTCTTCAATGCAAGACATTTTTCAATCACCAAAAATGCCCACACCACAATAGAATGCAGAAAGTAGAGCTTCCTTGAAATGGTAATAATCAAGAGTAATGTGCATAGGCAGATAAAGCAGTATTTCAGTaccaaataaatcacaaaaataaaaggaaatctAATCAGTCAAAATGAACTACCAGGAGAGGAGGAAAAGCCATTGGCACATTCCTTGCTCACTTCCACTCTACTGTGTTCTTTCTAAGTTGTATGGTGCTACTGCTGATGATCAAGTTAGTTCAAAATAGTGAAACAAATATGCAACACTCATTATTAGTATTGAGACAAGAGATATATCAGTTCAAAACCTCTCTTTCCATTCAAAGAGTAAATTAAACAATGCTTAACTTATCACCCTTACAAAGCTAGCACTTATGTCTGGTTTGTATACAAAATTGACGTTTTATCTTAGACAAGTAcaaggggggggggggaataATTACTTCAACACATCATTGAGGCCTTGAGGCATTCCTAAACTCTGGGCAAGATCGCTCATTCTTTCCTTCATAGCCTaaggaataaaaaaaattaatattttcattcctgaaaataaaatatgaagtGAAAATTCTCTCTTTGTAACACTATAGAAATCTTACCAAGACACTTTTCTGGTGTGCATCTTTGTATGCCTCAGTAACCAAAAGAGAAAGTTTCTGCATTACAAAGACGGTTAAATGAAAATACTTCCTTAAATAGCATCTCACAATATATTAACAGGTGAGGATGCCAAGCCAGTGGTGAGGTGGTGATTGTTTTTACAAACATGCCCATATAATGATAAACATTGATTGTGAAAATAAATTCAAGGAACAATGACATGCAATTTCATCTGATTATGAGAACACTCACTTCTGGTCCTAACTCCATTGCGGCTTCAGTGATCTCTGTGCGCACAGGTTGCTGGTTCCCAGATAGTGTTACCTAAATGGCATCAGATCAGTTAAAAACTTTCTTAAAACTTAAGAAAGAAGGTCAAATGCACATATAATGTCTAGTGAATAACTTAAGGAAATTGCATGCTTCTGCAGCATAATGATAACCCCCCACCCCTATAAAGGTCACATACAGTATTTGGTTCACATACTCTAGAAGAGTTAGAAGGATTCAGTTAACATAGCTAAATCACCCATGGCAACATATTAGAGGTGGCCAATGATTAGCTTGATTTTAGGAAGGAATATTCTAACCATTAGAGGATATTATTCTGATAAGCTAACCTGATTAGGTGCTGATGTACAAGTATTATGCTGGTGTTGACTAGCCTATAGTTGGTCTCAGTTATAATGAAAATATTCTAAGTGAGAAATTGTAGGAATTCTGTTCACTGGTGAAGGAATAAAAGTGTGTGAGGGAGTAGAGAGAGAAAGATCGTGATTATGTAGTGAGTTTGCACTGGAGGAGAAACCAGGCTCTTGAAGTCCTTATTGTCCAAAATTCAATACCACAGTTCTTCTCTATCTTCGATCTtaccatgtatatatatatatatatataaatcactcATTTATTAAATAATACCATGATGGCAATATAAGATGGTAAGAAGATGACATTTCCAGTACAAAAAAACTAGCAAAAGTAAGAGAGAGATACCTTAATTAGTTCGCCTTCACAGTAACCATCAAACTCTGCTCTGCAAACGTAAGAAGAAAAATGGGAAAACTTAGCAATATAGTTAGGCATGTAAAAAAAGCTAAAAAGTGATGGCAATGAATTTGTTATTGCCATACGCAGCAAGTTCTTTCTGCACTCGCACTGCTTCAACTTGGACAACCATTTGTGCCTTCTTCACAGTCTCATACAAATTCTGCATATTTCCAAAAATTCCTGCCTAAATTGGATCAGCATAAACTTAATGTTAGTCTCAATTAACAGTTTTGAGAGGCACAGGAACCAACAATTAGTTAAACATCGAAAATTATAACAAGGAACATGAAGGTAGGTATTCTGCCAATCTCATCCTAGAAATAACGCATAATACCCAAAAAAAGCATGCAGTTGAAATGTATTTGTCCTCATACAGATGCTTAAAATGTGCTAAGTTCTCAAGTAGCCAATATAAATCACACTCACATCCTTTTATATGTAGAAAGTTAGACTCTGGATTGACTAATTACAGACGTTTATCAAGATTCATGATTTGGAAATGTATCAAACAAataaattacaagtaaataaaaaaataagtaatGGGTCCACCCTGAGAAAATAACTAAGTCAACAATATCATACATAGATGGAatcaataaatatttttatttcaaacatggttgctagttttttcatgaaaaaagttCAAAGCATGCCAAAACCACAATTCTGCCTTCTTGATAGTATAAGAAACTACTTTAAAATGATAGATAGATTGACTAGGCTAACCTTTGAAGGGGCTTCTTCACCCTTCTCGTTACTGTCCTTCTTTCCTCCGAATAGACCATAAACACAAAGAGATCTACGGTTTTGCTTAAAACTTCGATATCCAGACCAAGAGATCTGCTTACCAACTACATTTGCAGTTGAATTTACATTACCTGAAAAGCAAAAACGAAATGAACaggtcaaaaaaaaaaatttggcatCCAACACTTATGTACTCCACAAACCTAGTAGTCAAACAGCTAGAGCATACTTCCAAATTCTAATAAAGAAACCattgaaaattattaaataaaaggcCTTTGCAATGTGATATTTCTCCCATAATTTTCTTGTCACACTCACAATAGTATTCTCAAATTTCACATTCCCAGAAAATACTAATCCAGCATAGTAAATAAATTGTATTTAGGTATGTTAAAATGCTCTTCAAACAGCTATGTAATCAAAATAAATGGATATAGAAAAGTGAAGCATCTTATAACAAGAAAGCATGACATAATTTGCTTCAATCATGGTTTCTTCTTATGGATTGAAACCTCATTACAAAATGCTTCAATAAAGCTTCAAAATCCCATTTCAGGGAGTGATATAAATTTTCAATCCCAACAATGGTTGCCTTCAATGCAAAGGTTTTACATAAGCTTATGGATTGAAACCTCATTACAAAATGCTTCAATAAAGCTTCAAAATCCCATTTCAGGGAGTGATATAAATTTTCAATCCCAACAATGGTTGCCTTCAATGCAAAGGTTTTACATAAGCTTACACGACCCTAAAACCTACTCAAACAAAGCAATATACATACAAAAATGAAACCTAAAAAGACCAAATTCTGAACCGTAAATAACAAAAAAGAAAACCCAATAAATCAATTACTTCGTCAATAACATGAACATGGAAAAAACTCATATCCTATGCAGatgaaaagaaattaaaaaaaaaacccccATCCTTTCTCACTTTTTCAATAGGCGAACGGAAAATAGAGAGGGAAAGAGATATTACATAGTGACATTGAAAAGGAGCCATGTCTTCTCAGCTCAGTCGCTTGTAGGTTCGATATCTGACCCGTCATAGGAATCGTCGACGCCATTTTCAGAGTTCGGattgagaagagagagaaagggctttcttttcctcttctttccTTCAAAAATTAACTAgaaaaaataggatattttttattttttttctaaaattatttatttggataaTGAAAAACAATCGACTTGTAGTAATTCATCTACTTTTTGGACAGTAAGGAGTGGACATGTGTGCATGATGTACCCTACAGTATGATTCCTATATAGGAATTAGGTAGCTTTTAATAAAAATTTCACTTTCTATGCATATGCATAAAAGTGTTTTCTATTAATTATAATACTAGTTTTATTCTtcttttcaatttgatgctaaaTTTTTAGCAAGTACCAAAAATATCTCTCATTTTTTTCCCTCCTAAAATCTTTTCCTCCAAAATCTCTCACTCTCTATCatttctctcgctctctctcgACCCGAAAAAGAAAATCCCCAACCCTCAccccaactctctctctcttgcgAAGCGACGACGCCCACCCAGATTGACGACCGACAACCACTGAAGCATCTCCTCGGTGACAGAGTCGGTCGACTGGAAAGAGACATAGCAACTCGAGTTTCCCAAACCATAGATCTCTGAAAGGTAAAAACTtgaatcaaaatata
The Humulus lupulus chromosome 6, drHumLupu1.1, whole genome shotgun sequence DNA segment above includes these coding regions:
- the LOC133782964 gene encoding nucleoid-associated protein At4g30620, chloroplastic-like; amino-acid sequence: MASTIPMTGQISNLQATELRRHGSFSMSLCNVNSTANVVGKQISWSGYRSFKQNRRSLCVYGLFGGKKDSNEKGEEAPSKAGIFGNMQNLYETVKKAQMVVQVEAVRVQKELAAAEFDGYCEGELIKVTLSGNQQPVRTEITEAAMELGPEKLSLLVTEAYKDAHQKSVLAMKERMSDLAQSLGMPQGLNDVLK
- the LOC133782963 gene encoding serine carboxypeptidase 24-like; translation: MALVLVLRNVLLLVLVLAVSVVLSFTTTAEASDNGFGATKQRELDRIWPGLPGQPKVGFSQFSGYVTVNQEHGRALFYWLTEATSFPHQKPLVLWLNGGPGCSSVAYGASEEIGPFRINKTASSLYLNKYSWNREANLLFLESPAGVGFSYTNTSSDLKNSGDKRTAEDALVFLLKWMSRFPEYKYRDFYIAGESYAGHYVPQLAKLIVNYNKAHSKSIINIKGFIVGNAVTDNYYDSIGTVTYWWSHAIISDKTYKSILRHCNFTADMASNACNDVVSYAMNHEFGDIDQYSIYTPTCATSLLSNNNATTTKHLRLKNTLLRRRFSGYDPCTEGYAEKYYNRKDVQRAMHANTTGIPYKWTACSDVLIKNWKDSENSVLPTYKYLIAAGLRIWVFSGDTDSVVPVTATRFSLSHLNLPTKTRWYPWYTGGQVGGWTEVYKGLTFTTVRGAGHEVPLFQPKRAFILFKSFLAGKELPKS